From the Deltaproteobacteria bacterium genome, the window GAATATTTTAATTTGCGCGGCGTGGCCTATTTCAAGCAAAAAGAATTCGCCGGCGCGGCCGCCAATTTCGAGCTGGCCCTGGCCCTGGACAGCGGATCGGCCATGGATCTGGCCAACCTGGGGCTGTGTCATAAATTCATGAACAACGCGGACAAGGCCCGTGAACTGCTGGGAGAAGCCTTGCGACTCGACCCAAGTCTGGACTTCGCCCGTACCCATCTGCACGAACTCGGCGCCTAAACGGCGGCAAGGAGAATCGCATGGACATCAGCAAACGCATCGCGGAATTGAAGCAGGAACCCGGATTTCGGGAAAATGTCGGCATGCTCCTGGTGCACAACGGCGTGGTCCGGGCCTGGTCCCGCAAGGACGGCTCCACCGTGGGCCGGATCAAAGTCCAGGTCGATCAGGCCAAGGCCGAGGCCATCCGCCAGGAAATCGAGGCCAGGGAAGGCATCTTCCGGGCCGTGGTCGAGGCCAAAAGCGGAGAGTTCATGCCGGGCGACGATCTGCTCTTTCTGATCGTGGCCGGCGAC encodes:
- a CDS encoding molybdenum cofactor biosynthesis protein; translated protein: MDISKRIAELKQEPGFRENVGMLLVHNGVVRAWSRKDGSTVGRIKVQVDQAKAEAIRQEIEAREGIFRAVVEAKSGEFMPGDDLLFLIVAGDIRENVKPALADLLDRIKGEAITKQELSE